In a single window of the Canis lupus familiaris isolate Mischka breed German Shepherd chromosome 2, alternate assembly UU_Cfam_GSD_1.0, whole genome shotgun sequence genome:
- the LOC100687971 gene encoding cofilin-1-like isoform X1, translated as MASGVVVSDGVIKMFNDMKVPKSSTPEEVKKRKKAVLFCLSEDKKDIILEEGKEILVGDVGRTVDDLYATFVKMLPDKDCRYALYDATYETKESKKEDLVFIFWAPESALLKSKMIYARSKDAIKKKRTWIMHEF; from the coding sequence ATGGCCTCTGGCGTGGTGGTTTCTGACGGTGTCATCAAAATGTTCAATGACATGAAGGTGCCTAAGTCCTCAACACCAGAGGAGGTGAAGAAGCGTAAGAAGGCAGTACTTTTCTGCCTGAGCGAGGACAAGAAGGACATTATCCTCGAGGAGGGCAAGGAGATCCTGGTAGGTGATGTGGGCCGGACTGTAGACGACCTCTACGCCACCTTTGTCAAGATGCTACCAGACAAGGACTGCCGCTATGCCCTCTATGATGCAACCTATGAGACCAAGGAGAGCAAGAAGGAGGACCTGGTGTTTATCTTCTGGGCACCTGAGTCTGCACTCCTTAAGAGCAAAATGATTTATGCCAGATCCAAGGATGCCATCAAGAAAAAGAGGACCTGGATCATGCATGAATTTTAA